The genomic DNA AGACCGGCAGCACGCGTCAAGCTCCGGCGCCGGAGCACCCCTTGCGGCCACACAGACGGGACACGACATGGCGGTCACCCTGCAGGACGTCGCGCAACGCGCGGGCGTCTCCCAGTCGACGGCATCGCGGGTCCTCAACGGCTCGAGCCGGGTTCCCCGCGAGGACGTCGCCGATCGCGTGCGCGCCGCGGCACTCGAGTTGGGCTACGTCCCGAACGCACAGGCCCAGGCCCTGGCCCGATCGTCGACGGGGCTCCTCGGGGTGGTGGTGCACGACATCGCCGACCCGTACTTCTCGTCGATCGTGCGCGGCGTGCAGACCGCCTCCCGCACCGCTGCGAAGGAGGTGCTCCTGGCCAGCACCGATCGCGACTTCGACGTCGAGCGCGAGGCGGTGGGCACCCTCATCGCCCACCGCGCCGACGCCGTGATCCTCGCCGGTTCGCGCCAGAGCGGCGATCTCGACCGCGATCTCGAAGCGCAGTTCGGCCGCTACCGGGCCGACGGCGGGCGGGTCGTGGTGATCGGCCAGCCACTCGCCTTCGGCAGCGCGGTGGAGCCCGAGAACCGTAGCGGGGCCGGCGAACTGGCGGAGGCATTGATCGCCGCGGGCCATCGGGAGTTCGCCGTGATCGGCGGGCCCGCGAGCATCCGCACCGCGGTGGACCGCCGCACCGGATTCGTCGAGGCGCTCGCGCGGCACGACCTCACCCCGCTGGTGGAGGTGTCCGGGGACTTCACCCGCGACGGCGGGTACGCGGCGGCCCGGCGGCTGGCCGACGCCCTGCAGTTGGGCGCTCCGCGCAGCGGCCCGCCGGCGTGCGTCTTCGCGGTGACCGACGTGATGGCGATCGGCGCGATCGCCGCCTGGCGCGAGCGGGGACTCACCGTGCCCGAAGACGTCTGCATCGCGGGCTTCGACGACATCCCGACGCTGCGGGATCACACGCCCAGCCTATCCACCGTCGCCCTCCCGCTGGAGGAGATCGGCACGCGCGCCGTGGAACTCGCGCTCCGGACGGACGCCGACGACACCGGCCTGCGCGAGCGCGTACCGGGCCGCGTGGTCCTGCGGAGGAGCACCGCCCTGGACGGCTGAGCGCGGCCGCGGATTCACCGAATCCGTTGACACTGTGTGCTGGATCACGCTATCGTCGAACTCGCTTCGGAAAGCGCATTCCCAACGGGTCGTCGTACCCGGCACTTCGAACATAGGAACTGCCCATGGCCGTATCCGCGCCGGCAGAACCGTCTCGCACCGCGACACCGGTTCCCAGGCGACAACGTCCGACCTTCGCGCCCGGATCCACCCTCGCGAGCCTCTGGCGCCCCATCGCCCTGATCGTGGTCCTCTGCATCGCGTGGTGGGCGGTCACCAAGGCCGAACTGGTCGCGCCGTACATCCTCCCCTCGCCCGCCGACACCTGGAACGTCGCCCGCGAGAACGCCGCCTACCTCGCCGACCACACCTGGGTCACCACCTGGGAGACCATCATCGGCTTCGTGATCGCCGCCGTCATCGGCGAACTGGTCGCGGTCGCGATGGTGTACTCGCCGAGCGTCGAGAAGACGCTCTACCCCCTCATCCTGTTCGCCCAGGTCATTCCGAAGATCGCGATCGCACCTCTGTTCATCGTGTGGCTGGGCTTCGGGCCCACGCCGAAGATCCTCGTGGCCGTGCTGATGGCCTTCTTCCCCATCGCCATCTCCGGGCTCGCCGGCCTGCGATCGGTCGATCCCGAGATCCTCGAGCTGACCTCCACCATGGGCGCCAGCCGCCTCAAGACGTTCGCGAAGGTCCGATTCCCCGCCTCGCTCCCCCAGCTCATGTCGGGCCTGAAGGTCGCGGCCACGCTCGCCGTGACCGGCGCCGTGGTCGGCGAGTTCGTGGGCTCCAACGAGGGCCTGGGTTACGTCATCCTGCAGGCCAACGGCAACGTCGACACCGCGATGCTGTTCGCGGCCCTGATCATCATGTCCGGTCTGGGCATCGCGCTCTTCGCCGTCATCGAGATCGCCGAGAAGCTGCTCATCCCGTGGCACTCCTCGCGCCGCGCGACCTCGTCCACCATCCCCGGCGCCTGACCGCCCACCCTCCCCAGGAGTCACCATGAAGTTCCCCCGCCGCATCGCCGCCACCGTCGCGGCCACCGGAGCCCTCGCCCTCACCCTGACCGCCTGCGGCGGAGGGAGCGGCGACGGTTCCCCCTCCGCCGGCCCCGGCGGAGGCGCGCAGAAGACGCTGATGCTCAACTGGTACCCGTACGGCGAGCACGCCCCGTTCTATCTCGGTGTCGCGCAGGGCATCTTCGCCAAGCACGGCATCGATCTGAAGATCGACGCCGGCCAGGGTTCGACCAAGACCGTCCAGGCCGTCGGATCCCGGAAGGCCGACTTCGGCTGGGCCGATACGCCCGCCGTGCTCAGCAACATCGACAAGGGCGTGAAGGTCAAGAGTCTCTCGGTCTTCCTGCAGACCACGCCGTCCGCGGTACAGGTCTTCGCGGACTCCGGCATCACCACCCCGCAGGACCTCGCCGGCAAGACCATCGCGGTCTCCGCGGGCGACGCGCCCACCACGACGTTCCCCATCTACCTCGACAAGGTCGGCCTCAAGCCCGACCAGGTCACGCAGCAGAGCCTGGACGCCGCGGGCAAGATGTCCGCCCTGCTCTCGGGACGGGTCGACGGGCTGATCGGCTTCGCCCACGACCAGGGCCCGACGATCGCCGCGAAGAGCGGGCGGGAGATGCGCTACCTCCGCTACTCCGACGCGGGCCTGAACTTCTACAGCAACGGCCTGATCGCCGCGGACGAGACGATCACCGGCTCGCGCGACCTCGCGAAGTCCATGCTCGACGCCGTCCGCGAAGCCTTCGCCGCGGCCGTGGCGAACCCCGAGGCCGCCGTCGACGCGATGGCCGGCAAGGATCCGCAGATGCCGCCCCGCGACGTCCTGCTCGCGCAGTGGCGCCAGACCATTCCGCTGCTGTCCACCCCCGCCACGAAGGACAAGGGCCCCGGGGTCAACGCCGAGGAGGACTGGAAGACCACCATCGCCACGCTCAACCAGGCCGGCCTGCTCAAGGCCGCGAATCCGCCGCAGAACTACTGGGATCCGTCGTTCACCGCGGCCGGGAAGTAGGCGCCATGTCCATGTCCGCCACCACCGAACGGCTGCAGACCGCACCCGCGGCGATCGCGGTGAACGACCTCACCGTCACCTTCTCCTCCAAGCGCGGCACCACCACCGCGATCGAGGGCGTCGATCTGACCGTCGCCGACGGCGAGTTCGTCACCATCGCGGGCCCCTCGGGATGCGGTAAGTCGACCCTCCTCAAGGTCGTCGCCGGACTCACCGACTCGTCCAGCGGCGAGGTGCTCCTCCGCGGGAAGAAGGTCGCCGGGCCCCAGCGCGAGATCGGCTACGTCTTCCAGCGCGCGGCGCTGCTGGAGTGGCGCAACGTCCGCAAGAACATCCTCCTGCAGGCGGAGATGCGGGGCATGCCCAAGCAGGCCGCCGCGCAGCGCTGCGATCATCTCCTCGAGATGACGGGGCTCACGGGCTTCGCCAACGCGATGCCGTACGAACTGTCCGGCGGCATGCAGCAGCGAGTGTCCCTGTGCCGGGCGCTCATGCACGAACCGGACGTGCTGCTCATGGACGAGCCGTTCGGCGCTCTCGACGCGCTCACCCGCGAGAAGATGAACGTCGAACTGCACCGGATCTGGCGGGAAACGGGCACGACCGTCGTGCTGGTCACGCACTCCGTCGCCGAGGCCGTCTACCTCGCGAACCGGGTCGTCGTGATGAGCCCGCGCCCGGGCCGGATCGTCGAGGACATCGCCGTGGACCTGCCGGCCGAGCGGGACTACGCGGACACGATGGAGCGGCCGGAGTTCATCCGGATCGCGAACCGCGTCCGTGAGCTCCTCGGAAGCAGTTCCGCGGCCGACTGACGGCCCGGCCCGCCGACGTCACCCCACCGCGGAGTCGTCGAGCGGGCCGGAGACCCGCAGGGCCCGGCGGAAGGCGTTCCGCTTCCGTGCCTGCTCCCGGCAGCCGGGGTCGTCGTGCAACCACGCGCCCCGCCCCGGCAACCGGTGCCGCCCGTCCACCACGACGGTCCGCGCACCGTCGACCGGCGCGGATGCGACCACCCGGACCAATTCGCCCGCGGGGGCCCGGCGCCGGCATCCGATGCAGGTGCGGACCGGCCCCGGGGCGTCGCCGTGCACGCCGGTTCCCGGCCCGGGGCCGGGGATCCCGCCCGGCCTCCTCGTCACTTCGCTTCCGCACCCTCCGCGTCGGAGCGGATGTCGATGCGCCAGCCGGTGAGCCGGGCGGCGAGGCGGGCGTTCTGCCCCTCCTTGCCGATCGCGAGGGAGAGCTTGAAGTCCGGGACCACTACGCGGGCGGCCTTCTCCTTGGCGTCGACGATGGTCACCGACACCACCGACGACGGCGACAGGGCGTTGCCGACGAAGACCGCGGGGTCGTCGTCGTAGGAGATGATGTCGATCTTCTCGCCCTCGAGGTCGCTCATCACGTTCCGCACGCGCTGGCCCATCGGGCCGATGCAGGCGCCCTTGGCGTTGAGGCCCGCGACCGAGGTGCGCACCGCGATCTTGGAGCGGTGCCCCGCCTCCCGCGCCACCGAGGTGATCTCGACGCTGCCGTCGGCGATCTCGGGCACCTCGAGCGCGAAGAGCTTCTTCACCAGGTTCGGGTGGGTGCGCGAGAGGGTGATCTGGGTGCCGCGCTGGCCGCGGCTCACGCCCACGACGTAGAACTTCATCCGGTCGCCGTGCTCGTAGGTCTCCCCCGGCACCTGCTCCGCGGGCGGCAGGAGCCCCTCGTGGCCCTCACGCTCGCTGCCGATGCGGACCACGACGAAACCGCGGGCCGCCGCGCGGGCGTCGGCCTGCACCACACCGGAGACGACCTCGCCCTCGTAGACGGCGAACTCACCGAAGGTGCGGTCGTTCTCGGCGTCGCGCAGCCGCTGGGTGATGAGCTGGCGCGCCGAGTCCGCGGCGATGCGGCCGAAGCCCTCGGGGGTGTCGTCCCACTCGGTGATGATGTTGCCGTCCGCGTCGAGCTCCTGCGCCAGCACCTTCACCTCGCCGGTGCGGCGGTTGACGTCGATCCGCGCGTGCGGCTGGTGCCCCTCGGTGTGCTTGTACGCGGTGAGGAGAGCCACCTGGATCGCTTCGATGACCGTGTCGACGGAGATGTCCTTCTCCGCCTCGATCGCCCGCAGGGTCGCCATGTCGATGTTCATCTAGTCCTCATTCCTCTGCGCCGCACCGGCGTCCTCGCCCGTCAGGTCCTCCGGTTCGGCACCCGACTCCACGCGCCCGGGCATGATGCCCGAGAGCTCCATCTCCTTGGGGTTCGGCCTGCGGAACTCGACGCGGACGGCGGCCGCGGCCACCTCCGCGAGGTCGAGATCACGGGTCGTCGGGGCGGCCCCCTTCACCCCCGGCAGCACGACGGTGACCGTCGCCCCGCGCGGCCCGTCCTCCGTGAGCCGCCCGATCCGGGCCAGGAGGTTCGTACCGTCCGTCAGCTCGATCGCCGCCTGGCGTCCGCGGGCGCGCCGCCAGTGGCGCGGCTCGGTGAGCGGGCGCTCCGCACCGGGCGTGGTGACCTCGAGGGTGAACGCCTGGGCACCGAAGACGTCGTCCGCGTCGTCGACCGCGGCGGAGAGCGTCCGTGCGACCTCCGCCAACTCGTCGAGGGTGGGACCCGCGTCGCTGTCGACGACCACGGCGATGGAGGACTTGGTGCCCGCGTTGTTGATCTTCAGCCGCTCCAGGTCGAGCCCGGCCGCATCCAGGTGGGGCGCGATGACGGCCAACACCTTCGCCTCGTCGTAAGCCATACGCGCCTCCCTGTGAAATTGTCACCGGACGTGCCCGGTGTCGAACGCTGCAGCCAGTGTACCCGGGCGTCTCGCTACACTCGCCCCGTGATCGCCCCATCCCCGAGCCGCGACGACGACTCCCCGTCCCGTCCCGGCATCGACCGTCGCACCGCCCTGACATCCGTCCTCCTCGCGGGGGGCGCCCTCGCGGGCGGGGCCGCACTGGCGGGGTGCACCACCCCCGAGGACCGCGCCGACGACCCGCAGGCCGTGCGATTGCAGGCCGCGGCCGCCCGGGCCCAGGCCGACGCGGACGCCGCCCGGGGCCTCGCCGTGCTCGACGGGGCCGCCGGACCGCAGCTGCGACTCATCGCGGATCAGCGCGGCCAGCACGCCACGGCACTGGCCGACGAGCTGTCGCGGTACGTCGAGCGCCCGACGTCCGTCACCGCCGCACCGTCGTCGACCGCCGCGGCGCCGTCGCCGCTGAACCGCCAATCGCTGCGCGCCCAGCTCGCCCGGTCGGCGAAGGACGCGGGAGATGCAGCGGTCGCCGCGTCCGGCTACCAGGCCGCGCTGCTCGGCTCCGTGGCCGCCGCGACGCGCGTCCACGCGGAGGTGGTGCTCGGATGACCCCCGCCCAGGAGGCCGTCGCCGCCGCGGTCACGTCCGAGCACGCCGCCGTCTACCTGTACGGGCTCGTCGAGGCGTACGCCTCCCCCACCCGGAAGGCCGAGATCGCGACGTACGCCGCCGAGCACCGCTCACAGCGGGACGCCCTGGCGCGGGTGCTCAGTGCCGCCGGCGTCGAAGTTCCCGCCGCGGCTCCCGCGTACACCCCGCCCGAGCCGGTCACCGACCCCGTCAGTGCCGCCAAGGTCGCCGCGGCGGCCGAGGACGACACCGCCGCGGCGCATCGGAACGTACTGTCCCACGCCGATGGTGACGGGATCCGGCACCTCGGCGTCACCGGGCTCGGGGACGCCGCGGTCCGCGGGGCCCGCTGGCGCGCCGCGCTCGGAGCGTCCCCGGTGACCACGCCGTTCCCCGGTATCCGCACCTGACGTTCCCTTTGCCTGCCTTTACACTCGGGGAATGACGTCCAGCGATCCGCAGCAGCCCGGCGACGGGACCTACGACCCGACGGTGATCCGCCCGGCTGAGCCGAAGCCCGCCGCGCCCGACCTGACGAAGCGCGACGGCGACGCGCCCGCCGGACAGGACGTCGCCGGCGATCCCGACGCGGCCACCACCGTGCACAACACGGCGCAGCCGGATCCGTACACCGCGCCCCCGTCGTACGCCCCGCCGGCGGATCCCTACGCGGCACCGGCCGCCGATCCGTACGCGCAGCAGAACCCGTACGCCGCACCCGCGGATCCGTACGCGCAGCAGAACCCGTACGGTGCGCCCGCGGATCCGTATGCGGCACCGTCGAACCCGTACGCCGCGCCCCCGCAGTACCCGGGCCAGCAGCAGTACGGGCAGCAGCCGTACGGTCAGGATCCCTACGGCCAGCCGGGTTACGGACAGCAGGGCTTCCCCGCCTACCCGGGCCAGAACGCGCCGGGCTACCCCGCGCCCGGCTACGGCCAGCCGACCGGCACCAACGGCCTCGCGATCGCATCGCTCGCGGTCGGCGTCCTCGCCTTCCCGCTCACGTGCATCCCGTACGTGGGGGTCGTCGGGTTCCTCATGGCGATCGCCGCGATCGTCCTGGGCGCCGTCGGGATGAACCAGACCAAGAAGACCGGCCAGCAGGGCCACGGCATGGCCATCGCCGGTCTGGTTCTCGGCATCGTGTACATCGTGCTCGGCGTCATCCTCGTGATCGTCGGGGTGGGGCTGGTCGCTTCCGGAGAGTTCGACACCGGCAACTCGCTGCTGTCGCTGCTGGGCTGACGTCGGCCCTTCGCACGACGCAGGAAGCCCGCACCGGTC from Tsukamurella paurometabola includes the following:
- a CDS encoding LacI family DNA-binding transcriptional regulator, whose translation is MAVTLQDVAQRAGVSQSTASRVLNGSSRVPREDVADRVRAAALELGYVPNAQAQALARSSTGLLGVVVHDIADPYFSSIVRGVQTASRTAAKEVLLASTDRDFDVEREAVGTLIAHRADAVILAGSRQSGDLDRDLEAQFGRYRADGGRVVVIGQPLAFGSAVEPENRSGAGELAEALIAAGHREFAVIGGPASIRTAVDRRTGFVEALARHDLTPLVEVSGDFTRDGGYAAARRLADALQLGAPRSGPPACVFAVTDVMAIGAIAAWRERGLTVPEDVCIAGFDDIPTLRDHTPSLSTVALPLEEIGTRAVELALRTDADDTGLRERVPGRVVLRRSTALDG
- a CDS encoding ABC transporter permease; translated protein: MAVSAPAEPSRTATPVPRRQRPTFAPGSTLASLWRPIALIVVLCIAWWAVTKAELVAPYILPSPADTWNVARENAAYLADHTWVTTWETIIGFVIAAVIGELVAVAMVYSPSVEKTLYPLILFAQVIPKIAIAPLFIVWLGFGPTPKILVAVLMAFFPIAISGLAGLRSVDPEILELTSTMGASRLKTFAKVRFPASLPQLMSGLKVAATLAVTGAVVGEFVGSNEGLGYVILQANGNVDTAMLFAALIIMSGLGIALFAVIEIAEKLLIPWHSSRRATSSTIPGA
- a CDS encoding ABC transporter substrate-binding protein, which codes for MKFPRRIAATVAATGALALTLTACGGGSGDGSPSAGPGGGAQKTLMLNWYPYGEHAPFYLGVAQGIFAKHGIDLKIDAGQGSTKTVQAVGSRKADFGWADTPAVLSNIDKGVKVKSLSVFLQTTPSAVQVFADSGITTPQDLAGKTIAVSAGDAPTTTFPIYLDKVGLKPDQVTQQSLDAAGKMSALLSGRVDGLIGFAHDQGPTIAAKSGREMRYLRYSDAGLNFYSNGLIAADETITGSRDLAKSMLDAVREAFAAAVANPEAAVDAMAGKDPQMPPRDVLLAQWRQTIPLLSTPATKDKGPGVNAEEDWKTTIATLNQAGLLKAANPPQNYWDPSFTAAGK
- a CDS encoding ABC transporter ATP-binding protein, which produces MSATTERLQTAPAAIAVNDLTVTFSSKRGTTTAIEGVDLTVADGEFVTIAGPSGCGKSTLLKVVAGLTDSSSGEVLLRGKKVAGPQREIGYVFQRAALLEWRNVRKNILLQAEMRGMPKQAAAQRCDHLLEMTGLTGFANAMPYELSGGMQQRVSLCRALMHEPDVLLMDEPFGALDALTREKMNVELHRIWRETGTTVVLVTHSVAEAVYLANRVVVMSPRPGRIVEDIAVDLPAERDYADTMERPEFIRIANRVRELLGSSSAAD
- a CDS encoding YlxR family protein; amino-acid sequence: MTRRPGGIPGPGPGTGVHGDAPGPVRTCIGCRRRAPAGELVRVVASAPVDGARTVVVDGRHRLPGRGAWLHDDPGCREQARKRNAFRRALRVSGPLDDSAVG
- the nusA gene encoding transcription termination factor NusA, encoding MNIDMATLRAIEAEKDISVDTVIEAIQVALLTAYKHTEGHQPHARIDVNRRTGEVKVLAQELDADGNIITEWDDTPEGFGRIAADSARQLITQRLRDAENDRTFGEFAVYEGEVVSGVVQADARAAARGFVVVRIGSEREGHEGLLPPAEQVPGETYEHGDRMKFYVVGVSRGQRGTQITLSRTHPNLVKKLFALEVPEIADGSVEITSVAREAGHRSKIAVRTSVAGLNAKGACIGPMGQRVRNVMSDLEGEKIDIISYDDDPAVFVGNALSPSSVVSVTIVDAKEKAARVVVPDFKLSLAIGKEGQNARLAARLTGWRIDIRSDAEGAEAK
- the rimP gene encoding ribosome maturation factor RimP; amino-acid sequence: MAYDEAKVLAVIAPHLDAAGLDLERLKINNAGTKSSIAVVVDSDAGPTLDELAEVARTLSAAVDDADDVFGAQAFTLEVTTPGAERPLTEPRHWRRARGRQAAIELTDGTNLLARIGRLTEDGPRGATVTVVLPGVKGAAPTTRDLDLAEVAAAAVRVEFRRPNPKEMELSGIMPGRVESGAEPEDLTGEDAGAAQRNED
- a CDS encoding DUF4439 domain-containing protein, whose amino-acid sequence is MTPAQEAVAAAVTSEHAAVYLYGLVEAYASPTRKAEIATYAAEHRSQRDALARVLSAAGVEVPAAAPAYTPPEPVTDPVSAAKVAAAAEDDTAAAHRNVLSHADGDGIRHLGVTGLGDAAVRGARWRAALGASPVTTPFPGIRT
- a CDS encoding DUF4190 domain-containing protein yields the protein MTSSDPQQPGDGTYDPTVIRPAEPKPAAPDLTKRDGDAPAGQDVAGDPDAATTVHNTAQPDPYTAPPSYAPPADPYAAPAADPYAQQNPYAAPADPYAQQNPYGAPADPYAAPSNPYAAPPQYPGQQQYGQQPYGQDPYGQPGYGQQGFPAYPGQNAPGYPAPGYGQPTGTNGLAIASLAVGVLAFPLTCIPYVGVVGFLMAIAAIVLGAVGMNQTKKTGQQGHGMAIAGLVLGIVYIVLGVILVIVGVGLVASGEFDTGNSLLSLLG